The Amblyomma americanum isolate KBUSLIRL-KWMA chromosome 2, ASM5285725v1, whole genome shotgun sequence genome contains the following window.
gtttttgtttggcagcaaaTACACATTTAttggtgaaaaaaattttttccagCCACTCAAACTTGTCATGCCAAAACTAAAGTTGACTCTGTGGTCTCCACTTGGAGGTGAATGGCATTGTAGCCTAGACTCAGTGATCTACATGAAAAAATCAGTATTCACATCATCACAGTTTTCTTGTGAGAATAGGCAATGGTGACGACATCTGCACTTTGTTATTCAACCTTTCTTTGCTTGTGACAGTTCCATTTTCACTGAAAGTAGTCTATTTGTCGTTAGCCCACGATAATCTGTTGATCCAGACCAATTTCAATCTGGCCTCAGAGTAGGACACACACATGGCCAAGGTTATACTGACCTGTCCACCGGTTTGCAGCATCCTTGGCAACAACCGTCTGCTTCTTGACCTCTTCCAAGACCTCTGGGTCGCAGTCCCTGTGCTTATCAAGCTCAGCCGAGAGCTCACCTCTGCTCTGCTCCAGCTCGCCCAACTGGGCAATCAGTTTCTCTCGCTCAGACTTGGCAAGGGGAGACAGTGAGAACAACGATGTCAGCCTCAAAGGTCAGTCACAGGAGCCTAACTATGTGAACGCTCCTAACAAACTGATGCACGCTTCATCTGTGCAAGCTTTATAATCTCCGTGACCACCACAACCATAGGGTGAGTAGATCTGTCACTGCAAGCTATGTTCAGAACGACAAAATGGCATAACAGACGTCACAAATGTGCTGACGGTTCGGTATTATCATGCAGTGAGAACAGGAGGAGAAACATAAATGACAGTCTCGACTTTGTCAGAAATTGAGCAGATGAAACAGTAGACCATGTACCATTAATTCCAATGCGTAAGTACCAGTCTCAGGCAGTGTTATCAAGATAACTGTCTTCTACGAAGTTACAGGAATATTAAAGTGAATTTAGATCATGACGGCATGTCGCAGCACTATAACATTTATCAGAGTCAAAGCATTAGCCTGGGCTTCAGAGCTCTCATTTGCTTACAAAGCACAAAGATAGAGAAAAAACACCAGGTGGCACTGTGCGTTCTATAGAAATCAATGTCTGGCTATGTGAACAAGAGACAAATTATCATTACAGGTCAAATGCATTTTTCAACAGGTTGGCTTAACTAGCTCATACTGTCAGTGGTGCCAGTACAAGGAGGTTAGAACAAAGGGACGGTTTTTGTCACAATAAAACCCCCCAACGCTCCTCCCTTAGAGCTTTCACAGAAATTGCACAAATGCATTGGGGCTGTGTTCCCAACACAAGCGTTTGAGAGATATAAAAGGGTCCATTAAAAATGCAATTTTCTTCCTTTATGTAAACAACATAACATGTGAACAACAAATGTAAACAACATAAAATCCGCACAGCCTTGTAATGAACTCAACTTTCTGGAAACAAGTAGGTGATGCATGAAGCCACCTTTAGTGATATTTTGAGTTCTACAATGAGTTGAGATACAGATGCAGTTTTTTTATAGTAAAAGGCATTGAGCTAGACTAATGCCCCACTCACACGGCATTCCtcaaaggcctttccagcaaaggaaccttttttcaccaaaggagcgaaagcttaaaggagcagcgacgcagctacacggtgcagcccaaaggtgaaacagtcgttcatgcttagcacccgctgctgtgctcgaagcggctgaagtgagtgttttaaaattaaagtggggtattctgtcCATTCGTtcagctcagacaattttttttattctgatagcttccttaaaagtactgcaacagctactctcgtCATCAGCAGCAGGCATTGTGTATTGTCTTGGctaccaggggcactcggtgttgctgcaacactttcactgccttgaaatctgggcatagaatataaacacccacacaaaaagcaaagccagacacacctttcgtattaaaaaaaaatatattttcaaacattgttggctgcatcaatttttttattgcttttactttttgacgttggatggcactgcgatcgcaggttctcgaaggccacgcctttgggctccaaaggtcccCGACGAGCGCCTtcacctccaaggcccttagcggcaaaggcgcaacatttttgccgtgtagctgcactccttacgcctttggatctAAGGACCCGATTCTTAAAGggctttgcggtgcccgtgtgacaggggtataaggtaCTAAAAGACGATGCAATGAATAAGCTATCGACTGCGAGTTCCCTGGCACAGTGAACTTTCATCTCTCGTTAACAAAAATGTTCTGCTATCAGCACACCCAGTGTCCTGCCGTAAAGGTAGTGCAATGTGCTGCGCAATTTGATGGTGTTGCTTACCGAGTCCTCCCTCCCAACTTGAGCTTTTGCAAGCTGGTTTTCAACGAACTTGAGTTTCTTCTGGGCATCCTCCACCTTAGCCTTCAAATCATCTATTTTACGTTTTCTCTGGAAGCAAATGTCACACGACTGTTGAGAAGCAAGCACCGCTACCAGCAAGACTGAAAATTCAAAGCGCCTGAATCAAAAGCAGCCACTACTCAGTTAACTTGCTTAACTCTCTTCCATCCCCACAAAGAATTCTCATCCCTGCCAAACACATGCCTAAAAAGTAAACGCCTGTCACGATTTCCCGCCCATAAGAATAACATAACCATAATCACACAGCCCACTTATCACTGGCCTCTGTGAGATATACTTTAATCCATAATGGACTGATCTCATCACCAACTATGTTTATGCAAGTCACCATGACCAGCTACAACATCCGTGTTCGAAAAGGCAttatttagacaggcagagttcACATATTAAAACTACGGTGATTTAACGAGTTGCTAAACAAGCTAGAGCAGAAAGAAGATAATTATAACAGACCTAAATTTCAGCGGCACAATGAGTCAACTTCGCTACAAGTTCTGGTTTTAGTATAAGTGCTAAGCACGTGTTTGTAGAACTGCCACTACACCAAGTTTAATGCAACATTCTTGCAATGACTGCCCTTATTTGAAAATTTTTTATCAGCACCTCATCCCCACAGTTATGAGCATTTGGTACAGTTTTTGGTTATAGCTTGGTTTGTTACCGGAACTGTAATACCAATACTGAAAAACTGATGCACATGGGTTTCCTGGAACCACGAAATATGAGACACCCCATCTTaagaggaaaataaaaacattcttATGAAAGTGTTCTAGCTCCAGGACAAAACAGAGGATTGCTGTCAACACTGCTATTGGATACGATTCTTGAAGCCTTTGCCTATAATAGAAGCCATAGCTATGACAAGCCAAAGTTTATAAATGTATGAAGGTATAAGCATCACTGCCAGACAACACGCACCGCCTCAAGTCACACCAAGTGCAACCGAACTCACCGTGCTGACGGCTTTGCTCGGGAAAGACCAGAAGTAAACTGATGTGCCAATCTTTTCCGAGTCCACGAGACCATCGTCTACTAACGACTGGACTACGTCTTTGACCGCCTGCGCAATGACGCCCTTCTCCTTGGGCCCAATCTTTTCGAGGTCTTTCAGCTGGAACACATCCTTCTGCAAATGCACAGAGGCAAGAATGGGGAATGGAGccatgttaggttaggttgtcaTGAAAACCTCAAACttacactgcaaaaaaaaatgtgtagaTAACCCAACGAACGAGCGAAGTATTAAAAAGTAGTTTTGTAAATGTAATGCATACACAACTCGATATTACAATGTTACGCTTGTCAAAAGTACTACGCGGTTTCGGAAATCCACTGATGTAACTCGAGCCCTTGAGGCAACGCTCACCTTTTCATAGAAAACTTGCAGCATTCGCTGCCGTTTTTCTTCGGCGCTGACGCCTTTCCTCTtggactggaaaaaaaaaataatgaacagCATATTGTTGCGACCGCGATAAATAAAAGGCGAAAGATGTGTTGAAGTATGAAGCGCCCCAGCGCAGCAGTGTCATACGCACTGAACAATTGCATTTATGCAGTAATTAACAAATTATCAGTTTAATCTGCAGGCCCCATATTTTTTCAAAACACATGCCTCACCATTTCACCAAGGTTATATCGCAAAGTGTCTAAAATCGACCTGCAATAACCGCCGCAAATGCAAATTTGCCGGGCAAGATGCTCGCTGATCGGCTGCAGGCTGTAGCCATCCAAGGGAATCAATATTAGTATGCTTCTAAGTTTGATACTTTTATATGTAAAATTTAAGTAGCAGTTTGTGGTTTGCACtaatatttaaataaaaaatgtAAGTTTAATCGCACTTAAAGTGTTTAGTCATGTTATGGAAAAATAATGTTTTTCGAGCCAGCTGAAGCCAAAGTCGATATCCTTTGTTGTTGAAAAATGGCGGCTCTCATGCTGTGGAGTCTTCATAACACCGCTCGGAAACCAAGTGTGTGATGAAGAAGCACTGGTCGGATTTCTTCTTGGTGTAGAGCGCTAGTTTGCGTGCAGTCAGAGAAGCTAAGACTGTGTTATATTCATTGGTGACACTCACGGGCGGACGTCATGGTGGACGAAGTGCGAGAGGCTTTGAGGAGTCAGCAGTCGGGTGCGTTGCTAGGGCCTGTATTTTGTGCTGCGGTACGGTTCATGTTGGATCAAGTTTCACACTGAATTTATTGTCGCTCGCAGATGAACAGAGGGAACGGCGGAAGAAACTCGTGGATGATAGGCGAGCTTTAATGCCTGCTGCACAGGATTTGGAACTCCCGTCAGTCGAAGAGGTAGGCATGAAATGACAGTGCAGTCATGAACTGATTCGGCATATTGCCAGGTCGTTAGCTGTCTCACATTTCACTGTCATTTCAGTTCGAGGCGCTTCTGAAGAACTTGAGAAAAGAGAGGAACAACAAGCACTACTTCAGGAAGCTCAAGAATGCCCTGGCCTCTGGTGATGAGTACATCAATAGTTTCCTCAAGTGAGGCACCACTGTTTATCAAATTTTTATGCTGCTATTGCATCGTTCTGGGCTTGGTGAGTAGGTAGGAACCTACCCACTT
Protein-coding sequences here:
- the LOC144121705 gene encoding meiotic nuclear division protein 1 homolog — protein: MSKRKGVSAEEKRQRMLQVFYEKKDVFQLKDLEKIGPKEKGVIAQAVKDVVQSLVDDGLVDSEKIGTSVYFWSFPSKAVSTRKRKIDDLKAKVEDAQKKLKFVENQLAKAQVGREDSSEREKLIAQLGELEQSRGELSAELDKHRDCDPEVLEEVKKQTVVAKDAANRWTDNIFAIKSWVKNKFFIEEAVLNKQFNIPEELDYI